One segment of Oscillospiraceae bacterium MB08-C2-2 DNA contains the following:
- a CDS encoding cupin domain-containing protein, which translates to MIRKAKDFRLEHRQIAGGNGELALHHKLSPEESLGKCRICAEIILEPGQSIGEHPHEIEAEIYYMLSGELVSISEDKSEEPFCAGDLMFTGGGNKHSVRNDSDKAAVMLAIVIY; encoded by the coding sequence ATGATACGCAAAGCAAAGGATTTTCGACTGGAGCATCGGCAGATTGCCGGAGGGAACGGGGAGCTGGCTCTCCACCACAAGCTTTCCCCGGAGGAAAGCCTAGGAAAATGCAGAATCTGCGCTGAAATCATTTTGGAGCCCGGCCAAAGCATTGGGGAGCACCCCCACGAAATCGAGGCCGAAATTTACTACATGCTTTCTGGTGAGCTGGTCAGCATCAGCGAGGATAAAAGCGAAGAGCCCTTCTGCGCAGGCGATCTCATGTTCACCGGCGGCGGGAATAAGCATTCTGTCCGCAACGATTCCGATAAAGCCGCTGTTATGCTGGCTATTGTTATCTACTAA
- a CDS encoding ferritin family protein gives MAAIAFQAPTAYPTLQGLQKNQRDGRLLLKAYCGRNSEMTTICQYQYHQIKAAMQYPDIAAAYQGIIRVELVHFQLLGQCINLLGVNPQYRIFCNNKPVFWNGNCVSYCSTVQGMLMADIENEQQSITQYRQISEQVSGVPVRQLLGRIIEDEHLHQQIFTDLYNQYFY, from the coding sequence ATGGCAGCAATAGCATTCCAAGCCCCCACAGCTTATCCCACTCTACAGGGGCTGCAAAAAAACCAGCGGGATGGCCGCCTTCTCCTAAAGGCATACTGTGGCCGGAACTCTGAGATGACCACGATTTGCCAATATCAGTATCATCAGATCAAGGCCGCCATGCAATACCCCGATATAGCGGCCGCCTATCAGGGAATCATTCGGGTGGAGCTTGTGCACTTCCAGCTTTTGGGGCAGTGTATTAATCTGCTTGGTGTCAATCCCCAATACCGTATATTCTGCAACAACAAACCGGTTTTCTGGAACGGAAACTGTGTTTCGTATTGCTCCACTGTGCAGGGAATGCTGATGGCCGATATCGAAAATGAGCAGCAATCCATCACCCAATACCGGCAAATTTCCGAACAGGTCAGCGGTGTTCCGGTTCGGCAGCTTTTGGGGCGCATCATCGAAGATGAACACCTGCACCAGCAAATCTTTACCGATCTGTATAACCAGTATTTCTATTAA
- a CDS encoding exopolysaccharide biosynthesis polyprenyl glycosylphosphotransferase, with protein MQEKNFFKRIVIFLSAFVLWGVMTTCWAYVWYEFYGDDILRPFGYKGNWLVIAVYGLILVGFANVYGVFRVGYYKRGDVIFSGFLVTVLTNGITYLQTCLVGRRIMNPVPFLFMTIVDFLVVWVWGDAAGKLYIRLYPPRQMLVIYGEKDSARSLIHKMTSRSERYDICEVVSIEEGLPTIFERIDGYSAVIICDVKSIHRNTILKYCYSRSIRVYLTPKISDTIVGGADKIHLFDTPLLLCRNGGLSFEQRLVKRAIDLMVASVALIVASPFMLLICAAIKLHDGGDIIYRQKRLTQNGKVFEIYKFRSMIMDAEGECGARLAEQDDCRITPVGKFIRKIRFDELPQIFNILKGDMSLVGPRPERPEIAVEYEKIMPEFSFRLKVKAGLTGYAQVMGKYNTTPYDKLKLDLMYIEEFSILQDIKLILMTIKILFNRDSTEGIKR; from the coding sequence ATGCAAGAGAAGAACTTTTTCAAAAGAATCGTGATCTTTTTATCTGCTTTTGTTCTGTGGGGAGTCATGACAACCTGCTGGGCCTATGTATGGTATGAATTTTATGGGGATGACATTCTTCGCCCTTTTGGCTATAAAGGCAACTGGCTGGTTATCGCCGTATATGGCTTAATTTTGGTGGGGTTTGCCAATGTTTACGGTGTCTTTCGCGTCGGTTACTATAAGCGGGGCGATGTGATTTTTTCCGGCTTTTTGGTCACCGTTCTCACCAACGGTATTACTTATCTGCAAACCTGTCTGGTAGGGCGCCGGATCATGAACCCGGTTCCCTTTTTATTCATGACCATTGTGGATTTTCTAGTCGTATGGGTTTGGGGCGATGCGGCAGGCAAGCTGTATATCAGGCTGTATCCCCCACGCCAAATGCTAGTCATTTACGGCGAAAAGGATTCGGCCCGAAGCCTGATTCACAAAATGACTTCCCGCAGCGAAAGATACGATATATGCGAGGTAGTCAGCATTGAGGAAGGGCTTCCCACCATTTTTGAGCGCATCGATGGTTACAGTGCGGTCATTATCTGCGATGTCAAATCCATTCACCGCAACACCATCCTCAAGTATTGCTACAGCCGCTCCATTCGTGTTTACCTGACCCCGAAAATTTCCGATACCATTGTGGGCGGCGCCGATAAAATTCACCTATTTGATACCCCGCTGCTTTTGTGCCGCAACGGAGGGCTTTCCTTCGAGCAGCGACTGGTCAAGCGGGCTATTGATCTTATGGTAGCCTCTGTAGCTTTGATTGTCGCCTCCCCTTTTATGCTGCTGATATGCGCTGCCATCAAGCTTCATGACGGCGGGGATATTATCTACAGGCAAAAGAGGCTGACCCAAAACGGAAAAGTTTTTGAGATTTATAAATTCCGCAGTATGATTATGGACGCAGAGGGAGAATGCGGTGCACGCCTAGCCGAGCAGGACGATTGCCGCATCACCCCTGTCGGGAAATTTATTCGTAAAATTCGTTTTGATGAGCTGCCCCAGATTTTCAATATCCTGAAAGGCGATATGAGCCTTGTGGGCCCTCGGCCGGAGCGGCCCGAAATTGCTGTGGAATATGAAAAGATCATGCCCGAGTTCAGTTTCCGCCTTAAAGTCAAGGCGGGTCTGACCGGCTATGCGCAGGTTATGGGCAAATACAACACCACCCCTTACGACAAGCTGAAACTGGATTTGATGTACATAGAAGAATTTTCCATTTTGCAGGATATCAAGCTGATTTTGATGACCATTAAAATTCTCTTTAACCGGGATAGCACCGAGGGCATCAAGCGTTAG
- a CDS encoding rubrerythrin family protein produces the protein MKDFKGTKTEKNLMDALTGESMANVKYTFYASQAKKEGYVQISDFFAETARNEHAHAKIWFKLLHGGSVGNTNANLLDAAGGENYEWTTMYSNYAKVAREEGLEEIAQLFELVGNVEEHHEKRYLALLHNIEEGKVFKRDQEQFWLCTNCGHIHYAKEAPALCPTCSHPQAYFELNQQNY, from the coding sequence ATGAAGGATTTCAAAGGTACAAAAACCGAAAAAAACCTAATGGATGCCCTGACCGGCGAATCCATGGCCAATGTGAAATACACCTTTTATGCCAGCCAGGCAAAGAAGGAAGGGTATGTCCAGATCAGTGACTTCTTTGCTGAAACCGCCCGCAATGAACACGCGCATGCTAAAATATGGTTCAAGCTGCTTCACGGTGGCTCGGTCGGCAACACCAATGCCAACTTGCTGGATGCCGCAGGCGGCGAAAACTATGAATGGACCACAATGTACAGCAATTATGCCAAGGTTGCCAGAGAAGAAGGCCTTGAAGAAATTGCCCAACTTTTTGAGCTGGTCGGCAACGTGGAAGAACATCACGAAAAGCGGTATCTTGCCCTGCTTCACAACATTGAAGAAGGCAAGGTCTTTAAGAGGGATCAGGAGCAGTTCTGGCTGTGCACAAACTGTGGGCATATCCATTATGCCAAAGAAGCCCCCGCCCTCTGCCCCACCTGCTCTCACCCTCAAGCTTACTTTGAGCTGAATCAGCAGAACTACTGA
- the glyA gene encoding serine hydroxymethyltransferase codes for MYKDMMDTIGFVADYDQELGQAMNAELGRQRRNLELIASENLVSPAVMAAMGTVLTNKYAEGYPAKRYYGGCECVDVVERLAIERAKKLFGCGFANVQPHSGSQANQAVYHALIEHGDTVLGMSLSEGGHLTHGSPVNFSGRNYHFVSYGVDSVTHRINYDEVRRIALEVKPKMIVAGASAYPREIDFKTFADIAKEVGAYLFVDMAHIAGLVAAGVHMSPIPYAHVTTTTTHKTLRGPRGGMILCNDEEIAKKIDKAIFPGCQGGPLLHTIAAKAVCFKEGLEPSFIEYQKAVVSNMKALAEALIAKGFDLVSGGTDNHLGLVDLRSMSITGKELEKRLDEVYITVNKNSIPNEPQSPFVTSGIRVGTAAVTTRGLREADMAVIADCIYRAATDFEGQADSIRADVEALCSKYPLYE; via the coding sequence ATGTACAAGGATATGATGGATACTATTGGTTTTGTTGCCGACTATGATCAGGAACTGGGCCAAGCCATGAATGCAGAACTGGGCCGCCAGCGCCGGAATCTGGAGCTGATTGCCAGCGAAAATTTGGTTTCTCCTGCCGTTATGGCTGCCATGGGGACTGTGCTCACCAACAAATACGCCGAGGGTTATCCGGCCAAGCGCTATTATGGCGGCTGCGAGTGCGTGGATGTAGTGGAAAGACTGGCCATTGAAAGAGCCAAGAAGCTGTTTGGCTGCGGTTTTGCTAATGTACAGCCCCATTCCGGCTCTCAGGCCAATCAGGCTGTTTACCACGCCCTGATCGAGCATGGTGACACCGTTTTGGGCATGAGCCTCAGCGAAGGCGGCCACCTGACCCACGGCTCCCCTGTGAATTTCTCCGGCCGGAACTATCATTTTGTTTCCTACGGCGTGGATAGTGTCACTCACCGGATTAACTACGATGAGGTTCGCCGGATCGCTCTGGAAGTCAAGCCCAAAATGATCGTGGCCGGAGCCAGCGCTTATCCCCGTGAGATCGATTTTAAAACCTTTGCCGATATCGCCAAGGAGGTGGGTGCCTATCTGTTTGTGGATATGGCGCACATTGCCGGCCTTGTAGCGGCAGGCGTTCATATGAGCCCCATTCCTTATGCCCATGTAACCACCACCACAACCCATAAGACTCTGCGTGGCCCTCGGGGCGGCATGATTCTGTGCAACGATGAGGAAATCGCCAAGAAGATTGACAAGGCCATTTTCCCCGGCTGTCAGGGCGGCCCTCTGCTTCACACCATTGCAGCCAAGGCTGTCTGCTTTAAAGAAGGGCTGGAGCCTTCCTTTATCGAATACCAAAAAGCCGTTGTATCCAACATGAAGGCTCTCGCCGAAGCTCTCATCGCCAAAGGCTTTGATCTGGTTTCCGGCGGAACCGACAACCACTTGGGCTTGGTGGATCTGCGCAGCATGAGCATCACCGGCAAGGAACTGGAAAAGCGATTGGATGAAGTTTATATCACAGTCAATAAAAATTCCATCCCCAATGAGCCTCAGAGCCCCTTTGTAACCAGCGGCATCCGTGTGGGCACCGCCGCCGTCACCACTCGTGGCCTGCGGGAGGCTGATATGGCTGTTATCGCAGACTGCATTTACCGGGCTGCCACTGACTTTGAAGGCCAGGCGGACAGCATCCGTGCCGATGTAGAAGCCCTTTGCTCTAAATATCCTCTGTATGAGTAA